CACATGTCCGGTTACGATGTCGAGCCCAGCGGACACGTGTCTGCTTCGGCCCGGGGCGCCGCGGTGGCGCGTGCCGACGCGCGGCGCAACCGCGAACGGATCCTGCAGGCGGCCCGCGAACTGGTGCACGAGCCCGGTGAGCTGAAGCTCAACGCCGTCGCGAAGGCCTGCGGCATCGGGCAGGGCACGCTGTACCGGCACTTCCCCACCCGGGAGGACCTTCTCGTCGAGGTGTACCGCCGCGAGGTGGACGACCTGGTCGACGCGGCCGGCCACCTGCTGGCCGCTCGCCCGCCGTTGGCGGCGCTGGCGGCATGGTTCGACCGGGTGGCCGCCTACGCTCGCGTCAAACGCGACGTGTTCGCCGCCGTCGAGGCGGCGACGGGGCGCGACCTCGCCGCCCACAGCCTCGGTCCGATCGGTGCGGCGGTGGAGATGCTGCTGGCCGCGGGCCGCGCGGACGGCAGCATCCGCGCTGATGCCGAAGCCCGGGACGTCATCGTGCTCATCGGTTGGCTGACGCGCGTGGACGACGCCGAACTCGACGCCCGAGGGCCGCGACTGCTGTCGATCCTCGTCGACGGCCTGCGCGTACACCGTCCCTGACGTGAGCGCGCCCGGCGGGCGCTCGCGACGTCACCGACCGGGCGGTACCGGCCTCCGGGTGGCACCGGATCCGGGCGAAGGAGCATCGCCCGGCCATTCACCATCCGCTGCCCGTACCGGCGAATCTGTTACACCACCGTTGACTCCGCGATCGATACATGTAACTGTTCCGATCACCGGAATCGACGCCGGGGCTCCCACCCCCGGAGCCCACGGGTCGGGCCGCCCCGAAGGCACCCCCGCCGACCCCACGAGGAGTCCCCATGAGACGGAGAACGCCGGCCGCCGGCCTCGCGCTCGCCCTCTTCGCCGCCATGACGGCGACCCTGGCCGTCCCGGCCGCCGCCACCGCCCGCCCGGCCGCCGCCCCCGCCCTGCTCGCCGCCGCCCCGGACGTCTCGGTGACCAACGTCCAGGCGCACCTGACCCAGCTCAACACGATCGCCACCAACAACGGCGGCACCCGGCGGGCCGGCTCCGCCGGCTACACCGCCTCGGTCAGCTACGTGAAGAGCAAGCTCCAGGCCGCCGGCTACACCGTCACCGAGCAGACCTGCACCACCTGCACCTACCCGGCCAGCAACCTGATCGCCGAGTGGCCCCAGGGCCCCGCCGACCAGGTGGTCATGTTCGGCGCCCACCTGGACAGCGTCTCCGCCGGCCCGGGCATCAACGACAACGGCTCCGGCTCGGCCACCCTGCTGGAGAACGCGCTGGTGCTGGCGAGCCAGAACCCGACGATGACCAAGCGGGTCCGGTTCGCCTGGTGGAACGGCGAGGAGCAGGGCCTGCAGGGCTCGAAGTTCTACGTCAGCCAGCTCAGCGCCACCCAGAAGAGCTACATCAAGGGCTACTACAACTTCGACATGGTGGCCTCGCCCAACGGCGGGTACTTCATCAACCGGGTCACCTCCGCCACCGCCGCGCCGCTGAAGGAGTACTGGGACAGCTTCGGCATCCAGCCCGAGGAGAACGTCGAGGGGCAGGGCCGCTCCGACGACTACTCGTTCGCCAACGCCGGCATCCAGACCTCCGGCTACGCCGCGGGCGCCAGCGCCACCAAGACCTCCGCGCAGGCCAGCAAGTGGGGCGGCACCGCCGGCGCGGCGTACGACGGCTGCTACCACCGCTCCTGCGACACCACCAGCAACATCAACGCGACCATCCTCAACCGCAGCGCGGACGGGGTCGCGTACGCCATCTGGCAGCTCGCGGTCGGCGGCACCTCGACCAACGACTTCTCGGTGGCGGTCAGCCCCACCTCCGGCAGCGTGGCCCGGGGCGGCTCCACCACCGCGACGGTCAGCACCACGACCACCAGCGGCACCGCCCAGACCGTCAACCTCTCCGCCTCCGGCGCGCCGAGCGGCGTGACCGTGTCGTTCAGCCCGTCGTCGGTGACCTCCGGCGGCTCCGCCACCATGACGGTCAGCGCCTCGTCGACCGCCACCACCGGCACCTTCACCATCACGGTCACCGGCACCGGCGCGGTCACCCGCACCGCCACCTACAGCCTCACCGTGACCGGTACGGGTGGCTGCGCGGGCGGCCAACTGATCGGCAACAGCGGCTTCGAGTCGGGCAGCACGCCGTGGACGGCCTCCTCCGGCGTGATCACCAACTCGACCAGCCAGGCGGCGCACGGCGGGTCGTACAAGGCGTGGCTGGACGGGTACGGCAGCAGCCACACCGACACGCTGTCGCAGTCGGTGAGCGTCCCGGCCGGGTGCTCCAGCTACACCCTGGCGTTCTGGCTGCACATCGACACCGCCGAGACCGGCTCCACGGCGTACGACAAGCTGACCGTCCAGGTCGGCACGACCACCCTGGCGACGTACTCGAACGTCAACGCCGCCAGCGGCTACACCCAGCGCACCTTCAACCTGGGCGCGTACGCCGGCCAGACGGTGACGCTGAAGTTCACCGGCGTCGAGGACGCCTCGCTGCAGACCAGCTTCGTCATCGACGACGTGACGCTGCAGGTCGGCTGAGTCGCGCAGGGGCGGGGTGGGCCGGCCGGCCCACCCCGCTCACTGCACCGGCAGGGCCTTGCTGCCGCCGCCGGCGACCGAGCGGGTCAGGGTGCGGTCGTCCAGCCACAGGAAGCACTGCACGCCGTGGTTGCCGTTGTTCCACTCCTCCTCGTAGGGGTGGTACATGATCGTGCCGGCCCGGTACTGCATGTCGCTGTTGTCGGGCACCTTCACGTACTTGGCGATCAGCGACCGGCAGGCCTGGTGGGTGCGCTGCCGGGACTTGGCGAAGGTGGCGTACGGGACGTCCGGGGCCTGCCAGACGCCGACGAACTCGGCGTGGTGCTTCGCGGTGCAGGCGGCCGGGCGCATCTCGTCGATGTCCTCCTTGACCACCTTCGGGTTGAAGCAGCCGTACGCCAGCGGGGACCCGGCGGCCAGCGCGTTGCGCAGGCTGGTGGTACGCGGGCTGACGCCGAAGTCGTCCAGGCTGACGGTCTCGGAGACGTCGCACCGGAACCAGCGGGCGCCTCCCGACCAGGCCTGCGTCGACGGGAAGATGACGGTGACGTGCAGCCGCCCGGTGCGCCAGTCCGCCCCGACCGCCCGGCTGACCTGCCGGTCGCACTCGGCCGCGGCCTTCCGCATGCCGGTGGAGGCGGGCCGCGGGGGAGCGCCACGATTGGCGTCCATGCCGGTCAACGTGCCGACGTGCAGGGTCTCCGCGCGGTGCGGCCCGGTGCAGTCGACCGGGTTGTAACCGGTCAGGTAGCCGATGTCCTGGACGGTCGAGTGGCAGACGCCGTTCGCCGGCAGGAAGCTCTTCGCCGGGCCGAGGGCCGGCCAGTCGTCGGCCACGTCCCGGTCCACACCGGTCGGTGTGCCGCAGCCGGCGAGCGCCAGCGCCGCCGTCGTACCCAGGACGACCGCCGTCCACCAGCGCCGCATCGCCTCGACCTCCCCGTCCGCCGTGGGCCCGGCTCCGACCGCCGGGGTACGCCACGGCGGTGCAGCATACGGCACCGGGGCTCAGATCGCGGGGAGTCCCTTCGGCCCCACGCCGCGCATCGAGCGGGTCAGCCGCCGGTCGTCGCTCCACAGGAAACAGCGCACCCCGCGGTCGCCCTCCTCCCACTCCCGCTGCGACGGCGGATAGAAGATCGAGCCGGCCCGGTACGGCAGGTCGCTGTTGTTCGGCACGTCGGCGAAGGCGGCGATCAGTCCCATGCACCGCCGGTGCACCTGCTGGCTGGAGCGGGTGAAGACCGCCCAGCTCATGTCGCGTTCGACATAGACACCGACGAACTCGGCCCGGTGCGGCTCGGTGCAGAGCACCGGGGCCATGTAGTTGAGGTTGTTGCCGATCAGCTTCGGGTCGAAGCAGCGGTGCACCAGCGGGTTGTCGCTGACCAGCGCGCCGCGCAGGCTGCCCACCCGGTTCACCGGGCGGGTGTTGTCGATGCTGTCGGTCTCGCTCAGGTCGCAGCGGTACCAGCGGGCGCCGCTGAGCCAGCCGGTCACCGACGGGAGCGCGATGTTGAGGGTGAGCCGGGCGGCGTGCCAGTCGCCGCCGATCGCCTCGCGGGCCCGCTGGTCGCACTCGGCCCGGGCGGTCCGCAGCGCGGGGGAGCCCGGCTCGGGGCGGGTGCCGCCGGCGGTGGCCCCGGTGAACATGCCGACGTGCACGGCCTCGGCGAGGTGGCTGCGCGCGCACTCCACCGTCTCGTACGTGCCGGCCTGCACGACCGGCGTGATCCGGGGCAGGCAGGCGTCCGTGGCGGGGACGAACAGGCGGGGCGCCGACAGTGGGGGCCAGTCGTCGATCAGGTCACCGTCCGCCCGGTGCGGCTGGACGCAACCGCCCAGCGCCACCGTCGCCGTGCCGGCCAGCGCCAGCGCCACGAGCCACCGTCGCATCGTCCGCCCTTCCCGGGAGCTGACAGTCGCCTCGCCGCGCACCCGGTGCGGCGTCTTCCCGCCACGGGGCGTGCGGCACATGTGACCGTCCCTGTTGGAGTGTCGCCGTGTTTCCGTCGTTCGGCCAGTCGCAGGTGGCTATTCGTTCGGAATTTCGGCCCGGAGGGTCCGATTCTGCACCACTGGTCACGGCTGGGTCACAGCGAGTCTCCGTCGGTGCCGCGCTGCGGGCGGCGGGTGGCCGCGTTCGTACACTGGCCCCGTGACCGTACCGCCGCCGATCGTCGCCCCCAGCATCCTGGCCGCCGATTTCGCCCGTCTCGCCGAAGAGGTCCGCGCCGTCGAGGGCGCCGCCGACTGGCTGCACGTGGACGTGATGGACAACCACTTCGTGCCGAACCTGACCATCGGGCTGCCCGTGGTGCAGAGCCTGCGCGCGGTGACCGAGATCCCGTTCGACGTGCACCTGATGATCACCGATCCGCGCCGCTGGGCGCCCGGGTACGCGGACGCCGGGGCGTACAACGTCACCTTCCACGCCGAGGCGTGCGACGACCCGGTGGCGCTGGCCAAGGACCTGCGCTCGGCCGGGGCGAAGGCCGGGCTGGCCATCGACCGGGACACCCCGATCGAGCCGTACCTGGAGCTGCTGCCCAGCTTCGACACCCTGCTGATCATGACGATCAAGGCCGGGTTCGGCGGGCAGCGGTTCATCCCGCAGCTGCTGGAGAAGGTGCGCGCCGCCCGGCGGCACGTCGACAGCGGCCACCTGGAGCTGCGCATCGAGGTCGACGGCGGGATCGCCGCCGACACCATCGAGCAGGCCGCCGCGGCCGGTGCGGACGCCTTCGTGGCCGGCACCGCGGTCTACGGCGCCGACGATCCGGCCGAGGCGGTACGCCGCCTGCGGGCCCTGGCGGAGCGCGCGGCCACCGGGGCCTGAGGTGGAGCCGGCCGGCGAGCGACCCGACGTCATCCTGGTCGTCGACGACGACGAGGACATCGCCCGTTTCGTCGAGTTCAACCTCCGGCTGCACGGCTTCGAGGTGCTGCACGCCGGTGACGGCCAGGAGGCGCTGGAGGTCATCGAGCGGCAGCGCCCCGACCTGGCCGTGGTCGACCTGATGATGCCCCGGGTCGACGGGCTGGAGCTGACCCGCCGGCTGCGCGCCGACCCGATGACCTCCGCGCTGCCGGTGATCATGCTGACCGCCAAGGGGATGACCGTCGACAAGGTCAACGGCCTCAGCGTCGGCGCGGACGACTACCTGGTCAAACCCTTCGACACCCTGGAGCTGATCGCCCGGGTGCACTCCACCCTGCGCCGCAACAAGGAGTTCCGCGAGGTCTCCCCGCTGACCGGGCTGCCCGGCAACAGCCGGATCCGCCGCGAGATCAGCGACCGGGTCCGCAACGGCGTCGACTACGCCGTCGGCTACATCGACATCGACCGGTTCAAGAGCGTCAACGACCGGTACGGCTTCGTCCGCGGCGACGAGTTCATCTCCGCGCTGGCCCGCAGCCTGCACCGGGCGGTGGTCTCGATCGGCCTGCCGCCGGCCTTCCTCGGCCACGTCGGCGGCGACGACTTCGTCATCGTCTGCACGCCCGGCCAGGTGCGCCCGCTGACCAGCCGGGCGGTGGTCGACTTCGAGCAGGCCGCCGACGCGCTCTACGACCCGACCGACGCCGAGCGCGGGTTCGTCGAGCTGAAGGACCGCCGGGGCAACATCCGGCGGGCCGCCCTGGTCACCCTCTCCATCGGCGTCTCGCTCTCCGACGCGAGCAAGCGGTTCACCGACCCGCTGGAGGCGATCGCGGTCGCCTCCGAGATGAAGACGGTCGCCAAGAGCCAACCCGGGTCGTACGTGGCGGTCGACCGCCGCCGCGGCGTTACGTGATCGTGCGGACTTCCCTGTGAGGTAGCTCGCCTCTCTGGCGCGACCCCCCGCCCGGCGTGTAAGACTTCCCGTGTACCCACCACGCGCTGGCGGGGCTCGGTGAAATTCCGAACCGGCGGTGATCCACGGTCCGACCGTGGTAAGCCCGCGACCCGGACGGCTTCGGCCGCCCGGTGGACCTGGTGAGAATCCGGGGCCGACGGTTGGGGACGGCTGGTCCGTTCCCAGAAAGTCCGGATGGGAGACAGCGCGCGGGACGGGGAGGCCCCTGTCGGCCGGCTGACACCCTCGGCCGCCGCGTGGGCCCCTCGGGGTCGGCTCCGCCGTCCCCGGATCTCCGCCGCCGCCCGCCCGCGGCATCCTGCCGTCCCTCCCCGCCGCGCGTGCACCGGCGAGCGAGAGGGCAGGGGCAGGCGATGGCGAGCGTCTCCGTCGACGAGGCGATGCGTCGCGCGATCGCGCTGGCCGCCCGGGGGCTCGGCACCACCAGCCCCAACCCGGTCGTCGGCTGCGTCCTGCTCGACCCGGACGGCGAGGTCGTCGGCGAGGGCTTCCACGCGTACGCCGGCGGACCGCACGCCGAGATCGTCGCACTCGCCCAGGCCGGCCGGCGGGCCCGTGGCGGCACCGCCGTGGTCACCCTCGAACCCTGCGACCACACCGGCCGTACCGGGCCGTGCAGCCACGCGCTGATCGCCGCCGGCGTCGCCCGCGTGGTGGTCGCCGTGCCCGACCCCAACCCGGTCGCCTCCGGGGGCGCGGCCACCCTGCGCGCCGCCGGGGTCCAGGTCGAGTTCGGGGTACGCGGGCCGGAGGCCGAGGCCGGAAACGTCGCCTGGCTCACCTCGATGCGCCGCGGCTGGCCGTACGTGATCTGGAAGTACGCCGCCACCCTCGACGGGCGGTCCGCCGCGGCCGACGGCAGCAGCATGTGGATCACCTCCGAGGCCGCCCGGATCGACGTGCACGCCCTGCGCGGCACCGTCGACGCGGTCATCGCCGGGGTCGGCACCGTGCTCGCCGACGATCCCCGGCTCACCGCCCGCAACCTGCGCGACGGCACCCTGGCCATCCGGCAGCCGCTGCGCGTGGTGGTGGACAGCTCGGGGCGTACCCCGGCCGACGCCCGGTCCGCGACGGCGCCGCCCGGACCTGGATCGCCACCGCCGCGGAGGTCGGCGCCGGCCCGGACGGCCGGGTCGACCTGCCGGCGCTGCTCGCGGAGCTGCACCACCGCGGCGTGCGGGCCGCGCTGCTGGAGGGCGGCCCCCGGCTGGCCGGCGCGTTCCTCGCCGCCGGCTTGGTCGACAAGGTCGTCGGCTACGTCGCCCCGAAGCTGCTCGGCGCCGGCCCGACCGCGCTGCTGGACGCCGGCGTGGGCACCATCGCCGACGCCATCGACCTGGAACTCACCGACGTCACGCAGGTCGGCCCCGACCTGCGGATCACCGCGCTGCCCCGCAAGAGGGAGGCCTGACATGTTCACCGGCATCATCGAGGAGCTGGGCGAGGTCGTCCGCACCACCGAGACCGGGGGTGACTCCGCGCTGGTCGCCATCCGGGGCCCGCTGGTCACCTCCGACGCCCGGCACGGCGACTCCATCGCGGTCAACGGCGTCTGCCTGACCGTGGTGGACGTCGACGGCGGGACCTTCACCGCCGACGTGATGGGGGAGACGCTCCGCCGTTCCGCGCTCGGCGGGCTGCGCCCCGGCGACCCGGTCAACCTGGAGCGGGCCGCCGCGCTCGGCAGCCGGCTCGGCGGGCACCTGGTGCAGGGGCACGTCGACGGGGTCGGCGAGCTGATCTCCCGGGAGCCGGCCGCGCAGTGGGAGACGGTCCGCTTCCGGCTCCCCGCCGGGCTGGCCCGGTACGTGGTGGAGAAGGGCTCGATCACCATCGACGGGGTCTCGCTGACCGTCGCCGAGGTGGGCGACGACTGGTTCGCCGTCGGGCTGATCCCGACCACCCTGAAGCTCACCACGCTCGGCGCGAAGCGCCCCGGCGACCCGGTCAACCTGGAGGTCGACGTGCTGGCCAAGTACGTCGAGCGGCTGCTCGGCGACCGGCTCGCCGGCGGTGGCCGCTGATGGGCCCGCTCGGGTGGCTGCTCGACGCCCAGGTCCAGGTCGCCGGTTCGCCGGTGCTGGTCCGGGAGATCGTCGGCAACGTCTTCGGGCTGGCCTCCGCGCTGTTCGGGCTGCGCCGGCTGGTCTGGGCCTGGCCGGTCGGCATGATCGGCAACGCCCTGCTGTTCACCGTCTTCCTCGGCGGGGTCTTCACCACCCCGCAGGCGCACGACCTCTACGGTCAGGCCGGCCGGCAGGTCTTCTTCTTCGCGGTCAGCGTCTACGGCTGGTGGCGCTGGTCGCGCAACCGCCGCTCCGGCGGCGGCGAGCAGCCGGCGGTGCTGCCGCGCTGGGCCACCGGCCGGGAACGGCTCGTCCTGCTCGCGGTGGCGGTGGCCGGCACCGCCGCGGCCTACCCGGTGCTGGCCGCGCTCGGCTCCTGGGGGCCGCTGCCGGACGCCTGGATCCTGGTGGGCAGCCTGCTCGCCACCTATGGCATGGCCCGCGGCTGGGTGGAGTTCTGGCTGGTCTGGATCGCCGTCGACGCGGTCGGCGTGCCGCTGCTGCTGGACGGCGGCTTCTACCCGTCGGCCGCCATGTACCTGGTCTACGGCGCCTTCTGCGCCTGGGGCTTCGCCGCCTGGTGGCGTACCTCGCGGGCCAACCCGCCCGCCCGCACCCCCATCCCCCCGACGTACTCGGAGGCTGTGGCATGACCAGTTTCGGCAGCATTGAGCAGGCGGTGGCGGACATCGCCGCCGGCCGGCCCGTCGTCGTGGTCGACGACGAGGACCGGGAGAACGAGGGTGACCTGATCTTCGCGGCCGAGCTGGCCACCCCGGAACTGGTCGCGTTCATGGTCCGCTACACCTCCGGCTACATCTGCGTGCCGCTGACCGAGAGCGAGTGCGACCGGCTGGACCTGCCGCCGATGCACCACACCAACCAGGACCGGCGCGGCACCGCCTACACGGTGACCGTGGACGCCCGGGAGGGGATCAGCACCGGCATCTCGGCGGCCGACCGGGCGCACACCATCCGGTTGCTCGCCAGTGCCGACACCGATCCGACCGACCTGGCCCGCCCCGGGCACGTGGTGCCGCTGCGGGCCCGCGAGGGCGGGGTGCTGCGCCGGTCCGGGCACACCGAGGCGGCCGTCGACCTGACCCGGATGGCGGGCCTGCGGCCGGCCGGCGTGCTCTGCGAGATGGTCAACGACGACGGCACCATGATGCGCCTGCCGGACCTGGAGAAGTTCTGCGCCGAGCACGGGCTGACGCTGATCACCATCGCCGACCTGATCGCGCACCGGCGGCGTACCGAGAAGCAGGTCGAGCAGGTCGCCGACGCGCGGATGCCCACCCCGTACGGGGTGTTCCGGGCGCTGGGCTACCGCAGCGAGCACGACTCGGCCGAGCACGTCGCGCTGGTCATGGGCGACCTCGGGGACGGGCGGGACGTGCTGGTCCGGGTGCACTCCGAGTGCCTCACCGGGGACGTGTTCGGCTCGCTGCGCTGCGACTGCGGGCCGCAGTTGCAGGCCGCCCTGGCCCGGGTGGCGCAGGAGGGGCGCGGCGTGGT
The Micromonospora sp. R77 DNA segment above includes these coding regions:
- a CDS encoding response regulator gives rise to the protein MEPAGERPDVILVVDDDEDIARFVEFNLRLHGFEVLHAGDGQEALEVIERQRPDLAVVDLMMPRVDGLELTRRLRADPMTSALPVIMLTAKGMTVDKVNGLSVGADDYLVKPFDTLELIARVHSTLRRNKEFREVSPLTGLPGNSRIRREISDRVRNGVDYAVGYIDIDRFKSVNDRYGFVRGDEFISALARSLHRAVVSIGLPPAFLGHVGGDDFVIVCTPGQVRPLTSRAVVDFEQAADALYDPTDAERGFVELKDRRGNIRRAALVTLSIGVSLSDASKRFTDPLEAIAVASEMKTVAKSQPGSYVAVDRRRGVT
- a CDS encoding TetR/AcrR family transcriptional regulator, with amino-acid sequence MSGYDVEPSGHVSASARGAAVARADARRNRERILQAARELVHEPGELKLNAVAKACGIGQGTLYRHFPTREDLLVEVYRREVDDLVDAAGHLLAARPPLAALAAWFDRVAAYARVKRDVFAAVEAATGRDLAAHSLGPIGAAVEMLLAAGRADGSIRADAEARDVIVLIGWLTRVDDAELDARGPRLLSILVDGLRVHRP
- a CDS encoding septum formation family protein; the protein is MRRWWTAVVLGTTAALALAGCGTPTGVDRDVADDWPALGPAKSFLPANGVCHSTVQDIGYLTGYNPVDCTGPHRAETLHVGTLTGMDANRGAPPRPASTGMRKAAAECDRQVSRAVGADWRTGRLHVTVIFPSTQAWSGGARWFRCDVSETVSLDDFGVSPRTTSLRNALAAGSPLAYGCFNPKVVKEDIDEMRPAACTAKHHAEFVGVWQAPDVPYATFAKSRQRTHQACRSLIAKYVKVPDNSDMQYRAGTIMYHPYEEEWNNGNHGVQCFLWLDDRTLTRSVAGGGSKALPVQ
- a CDS encoding riboflavin synthase, which codes for MFTGIIEELGEVVRTTETGGDSALVAIRGPLVTSDARHGDSIAVNGVCLTVVDVDGGTFTADVMGETLRRSALGGLRPGDPVNLERAAALGSRLGGHLVQGHVDGVGELISREPAAQWETVRFRLPAGLARYVVEKGSITIDGVSLTVAEVGDDWFAVGLIPTTLKLTTLGAKRPGDPVNLEVDVLAKYVERLLGDRLAGGGR
- a CDS encoding septum formation family protein; this encodes MRRWLVALALAGTATVALGGCVQPHRADGDLIDDWPPLSAPRLFVPATDACLPRITPVVQAGTYETVECARSHLAEAVHVGMFTGATAGGTRPEPGSPALRTARAECDQRAREAIGGDWHAARLTLNIALPSVTGWLSGARWYRCDLSETDSIDNTRPVNRVGSLRGALVSDNPLVHRCFDPKLIGNNLNYMAPVLCTEPHRAEFVGVYVERDMSWAVFTRSSQQVHRRCMGLIAAFADVPNNSDLPYRAGSIFYPPSQREWEEGDRGVRCFLWSDDRRLTRSMRGVGPKGLPAI
- the rpe gene encoding ribulose-phosphate 3-epimerase, which gives rise to MTVPPPIVAPSILAADFARLAEEVRAVEGAADWLHVDVMDNHFVPNLTIGLPVVQSLRAVTEIPFDVHLMITDPRRWAPGYADAGAYNVTFHAEACDDPVALAKDLRSAGAKAGLAIDRDTPIEPYLELLPSFDTLLIMTIKAGFGGQRFIPQLLEKVRAARRHVDSGHLELRIEVDGGIAADTIEQAAAAGADAFVAGTAVYGADDPAEAVRRLRALAERAATGA
- a CDS encoding M28 family peptidase, producing MRRRTPAAGLALALFAAMTATLAVPAAATARPAAAPALLAAAPDVSVTNVQAHLTQLNTIATNNGGTRRAGSAGYTASVSYVKSKLQAAGYTVTEQTCTTCTYPASNLIAEWPQGPADQVVMFGAHLDSVSAGPGINDNGSGSATLLENALVLASQNPTMTKRVRFAWWNGEEQGLQGSKFYVSQLSATQKSYIKGYYNFDMVASPNGGYFINRVTSATAAPLKEYWDSFGIQPEENVEGQGRSDDYSFANAGIQTSGYAAGASATKTSAQASKWGGTAGAAYDGCYHRSCDTTSNINATILNRSADGVAYAIWQLAVGGTSTNDFSVAVSPTSGSVARGGSTTATVSTTTTSGTAQTVNLSASGAPSGVTVSFSPSSVTSGGSATMTVSASSTATTGTFTITVTGTGAVTRTATYSLTVTGTGGCAGGQLIGNSGFESGSTPWTASSGVITNSTSQAAHGGSYKAWLDGYGSSHTDTLSQSVSVPAGCSSYTLAFWLHIDTAETGSTAYDKLTVQVGTTTLATYSNVNAASGYTQRTFNLGAYAGQTVTLKFTGVEDASLQTSFVIDDVTLQVG
- a CDS encoding bifunctional 3,4-dihydroxy-2-butanone-4-phosphate synthase/GTP cyclohydrolase II; this encodes MTSFGSIEQAVADIAAGRPVVVVDDEDRENEGDLIFAAELATPELVAFMVRYTSGYICVPLTESECDRLDLPPMHHTNQDRRGTAYTVTVDAREGISTGISAADRAHTIRLLASADTDPTDLARPGHVVPLRAREGGVLRRSGHTEAAVDLTRMAGLRPAGVLCEMVNDDGTMMRLPDLEKFCAEHGLTLITIADLIAHRRRTEKQVEQVADARMPTPYGVFRALGYRSEHDSAEHVALVMGDLGDGRDVLVRVHSECLTGDVFGSLRCDCGPQLQAALARVAQEGRGVVLYVRGHEGRGIGLLHKLRAYQLQDQGRDTVDANLDLGLPADARDYGTGAQILYDLGVRSMRLLTNNPAKRAGLEGYGLTVSGREGLPIRSNPENVRYLRTKRDRMGHLLDEFDEVTEAPMGRPVDGDEIGA
- the pnuC gene encoding nicotinamide riboside transporter PnuC, with translation MGPLGWLLDAQVQVAGSPVLVREIVGNVFGLASALFGLRRLVWAWPVGMIGNALLFTVFLGGVFTTPQAHDLYGQAGRQVFFFAVSVYGWWRWSRNRRSGGGEQPAVLPRWATGRERLVLLAVAVAGTAAAYPVLAALGSWGPLPDAWILVGSLLATYGMARGWVEFWLVWIAVDAVGVPLLLDGGFYPSAAMYLVYGAFCAWGFAAWWRTSRANPPARTPIPPTYSEAVA